In Deinococcus irradiatisoli, the genomic stretch GCGTGTCGAAAGTGCGGGTCAGCCGCGCCCAGGAATTGCCCGCTCCCGCTGAGGAACACTGAGGTCTGACATGAACAATCACGATGCCCCCAAGCCCCAACCGACCCCGACCACCTCGCCCGCGCCCCAGCCGGACCCCGAGCTGCTGGCCGCCGCCAAAGCCGCCTTCGAGAACGCCTACGCGCCCTACAGCCGCTTCCGGGTCGGTGCGGCCCTGCGCACGCCGGACGGACGCATCTTTTCCGGCGCCAATGTGGAAAACGCCAGCTACGGCCTGGGCCGCTGCGCCGAGCAGTCGGCGATTCAAGCGATGGCGAGTGCCGGTGAGCGCACCTTCAGCGAACTGGTGGTCTATGCCGACGCCCCCACGCCCGCCACGCCCTGCGGCGCCTGCCGTCAGGTGCTGTTCGAGTTCAGCCCCGCCGCGCAGGTGTTTTGCGTGAATACCGAGGCGCAGGTGCTGCACCGCCAGGTGGCCGACTTCCTGCCCTACGCCTTTCAGCTCGAAGAAGGCTGAGCTGACCTTGGGGACAAAAGGTGAGGCCGTGAAAGGTTTTTGTCCACCCGCGTCTGATTCACTGAAGGTCATGTCCATGCGTACTTTGTGGCGTCCGCTGAGCCTGCTGACCCT encodes the following:
- the cdd gene encoding cytidine deaminase → MNNHDAPKPQPTPTTSPAPQPDPELLAAAKAAFENAYAPYSRFRVGAALRTPDGRIFSGANVENASYGLGRCAEQSAIQAMASAGERTFSELVVYADAPTPATPCGACRQVLFEFSPAAQVFCVNTEAQVLHRQVADFLPYAFQLEEG